From Danio rerio strain Tuebingen ecotype United States chromosome 7, GRCz12tu, whole genome shotgun sequence, the proteins below share one genomic window:
- the LOC108179137 gene encoding C-type mannose receptor 2-like, with product MAQTLYFPLLLIALCSISECVQRQYHFINENKNWTEAQRYCRENYTDLATVDNMNDMIQLMKSVNDGGVQKIWIGLQKTDVYKWHWSSGDPVSFLNWTSGDPAGSNECTVMNNGQWANEACSNTRVFICYNMSRELVFVNQLKNWTDAQSYCRQNHIDLVSVRNQNENQQLEKFINDRNSSGSPVWIGLFRDTWQWSDNSTSSFRYWADNFKNNGKNAAIQLNKQGQWGDFTSGYNQLPFICHEDKLIVIQQSLSWSEALRYCRQNHVDLVSVQSVEMQYKVMNVVKLASTEAVWLGLRHSCALGIWFWVSGETVCYQNWAPGNGTSEEDCEPTVRSGAVQSGGDQTWISRPETDRLNFICRNY from the exons ATGGCTCAGACTCTATATTTCCCTCTTCTACTCAttg CTCTCTGCTCCATATCTGAATGTGTTCAGCGTCAGTATCACTTTATAAATGAGAACAAGAACTGGACTGAAGCTCAGAGATACTGCAGAGAGAATTACACAGATCTGGCCACTGTTGACAACATGAACGACATGATCCAGCTGATGAAGAGTGTGAATGATGGAGGTGTTCAGAAAATCTGGATTGGTCTTCAGAAGACAGATGTTTATAAATGGCATTGGTCTTCAGGTGATCCTGTGTCATTTCTGAACTGGACATCTGGAGATCCAGCTGGCAGTAATGAGTGTACTGTGATGAATAATGGACAGTGGGCGAATGAGGCATGTAGTAACACTCGTGTCTTCATCTGCTATAACA TGAGCAGAGAACTGGTGTTTGTCAATCAGTTGAAGAACTGGACAGACGCTCAGAGTTACTGCAGACAGAATCACATTGATCTGGTCAGTGTGAGGAACCAGAATGAGAATCAACAGCTGGAGAAGTTCATTAATGACAGAAACTCATCTGGATCTCCAGTCTGGATCGGTCTGTTCAGAGACACATGGCAGTGGTCAGACAACAGCACCTCCTCATTCAGATACTGGGcagataattttaaaaataatggaaaaaatgCAGCGATTCAACTAAACAAACAGGGACAATGGGGTGACTTCACTAGTGGTTACAATCAGCTTCCTTTTATATGTCATGAAG ATAAACTGATTGTGATCCAGCAGAGTCTGTCGTGGTCTGAAGCTCTGAGATACTGCAGACAGAATCATGTGGATCTGGTCTCGGTTCAGTCAGTGGAGATGCAGTATAAGGTGATGAACGTGGTTAAACTGGCGTCTACTGAGGCGGTGTGGTTGGGTTTACGTCACTCCTGTGCTTTGGGCATCTGGTTCTGGGTGAGTGGAGAGACCGTGTGCTATCAGAACTGGGCTCCAGGGAACGGCACATCAGAGGAGGACTGTGAGCCCACAGTGAGATCTGGAGCAGTTCAGTCTGGAGGAGATCAGACCTGGATCAGCCGTCCTGAAACTGACCGACTCAACTTCATCTGCAGAAACTACTGA
- the si:dkey-28d5.15 gene encoding C-type mannose receptor 2-like isoform X1 produces the protein MDKHSEAFSLKQISEMAQKLQFFLLLIALCSISECVQRQYHFINEMKTWTEAQRYCREKYTDLATVDSMNDTTELMKIVNNVRLWIGLERKWQWSSGDPVLFLNWGDKQPDGKDECAFMRNGEWHDWPCNKDCFFVCYNRSRGLVFVNERKNWTDAQSHCRLHYTDLVSVRNQNENQQLEKFINDSPKPEPGSDVWIGLFRDSWQWSDQSNYSFSNWKLGEPNNVGDHENCTAVEKDAQGQWIDISCDHQLPFVCHEDKLIVIQQNLSWSEALRYCRQNHVDLVSVQSVEMQYEVMSDVKKASTEAVWLGLRFSHILGIWFWVSGETVCYQNWAPGNGTSEENCEATVRSGAVQSGGDQTWISRPETHKLNFICSKY, from the exons ATGGATAAACACAGTGAAgcattttcattaaaacaaatttCAG AAATGGCCCAGAAACTACAGTTCTTTCTTCTCCTCATTG cTCTCTGCTCCATATCTGAATGTGTTCAGCGTCAGTATCACTTTATTAATGAGATGAAGACCTGGACTGAAGCTCAGAGATACTGCAGAGAGAAATACACAGATCTGGCCACTGTTGACAGCATGAATGACACAACTGAGCTaatgaaaattgtaaataatgtacGTCTCTGGATTGGTCTTGAGAGGAAATGGCAGTGGTCTTCAGGTGATCCTGTGCTCTTTTTGAATTGGGGAGATAAACAACCTGACGGCAAAGATGAGTGTGCTTTTATGAGAAATGGAGAGTGGCATGATTGGCCATGCAACAAAGACTGTTTTTTTGTCTGCTACAACA GGAGCAGAGGACTGGTGTTTGTTAATGAGAGGAAGAACTGGACAGATGCTCAGAGTCACTGCAGACTGCATTACACCGATCTGGTCAGTGTGAGGAACCAGAATGAGAATCAACAGCTGGAGAAGTTCATTAATGACAGTCCGAAACCTGAACCAGGATCTGATGTCTGGATCGGTCTGTTCAGAGACTCGTGGCAGTGGTCAGATCAGAGCAACTACTCATTCAGTAATTGGAAACTTGGTGAACCAAATAATGTTGGAGATCATGAAAACTGTACAGCAGTTGAAAAGGATGCCCAGGGACAATGGATAGACATTTCTTGTGACCACCAGCTTCCTTTTGTGTGTCATGAAG ATAAACTGATTGTGATCCAGCAGAATCTGTCGTGGTCTGAAGCTCTGAGATACTGCAGACAGAATCATGTGGATCTGGTCTCGGTTCAGTCAGTGGAGATGCAGTATGAGGTGATGAGCGATGTTAAAAAGGCGTCTACTGAGGCGGTGTGGTTGGGTTTGCGTTTCTCCCACATTTTGGGCATCTGGTTCTGGGTGAGTGGAGAAACCGTGTGCTATCAGAACTGGGCTCCAGGGAACGGCACATCAGAGGAgaactgtgaggccacagtgagaTCTGGAGCAGTTCAGTCTGGAGGAGATCAGACCTGGATCAGCCGTCCTGAAACTCACAAACTCAACTTCATCTGCAGCAAATATTAG
- the si:dkey-28d5.8 gene encoding C-type mannose receptor 2-like, which yields MAQSLYFPLLLIALCSISECVQRQYHFINVNKNWTEAQRYCRKKYTDLATVDNMNDMIQLMKSVNDGVNQLVWIGLQKANVYKWHWSSGDPVLFLNWTSGESAGSNQCTVMCNGQWIKEACNNTSVFICYNMSRGLVFVNQTMNWRDAQSYCRQNHIDLVSVRNQNENQQLEKFINDRNSSGSAVWIGLFSDTWQWSDQSNSSFRYWADNFKDFSYSAAIQPNKSGQWGDYSSDYNQFPFVCHEDKLIVVQQDLSWSEALRYCRQNHVDLVSVQSEEMQYKVMNVVKLASTEAVWLGLRHSCALGIWFWVSGETVCYQNWAPGNGTSEEDCEPTVRSGAVQSGGNRTWISRPETDKLNFICRNY from the exons ATGGCTCAATCTCTATATTTCCCTCTTCTACTCATTG CTCTCTGCTCCATATCTGAATGTGTTCAGCGTCAGTATCACTTTATAAATGTGAACAAGAACTGGACTGAAGCTCAGAGATACTGcagaaagaaatacacagatCTGGCCACTGTTGACAACATGAATGACATGATCCAGCTGATGAAGAGTGTGAATGATGGAGTTAATCAGTTAGTCTGGATTGGTCTTCAGAAGGCAAATGTTTATAAATGGCATTGGTCTTCAGGTGATCCTGTGCTCTTTCTGAACTGGACATCTGGAGAATCAGCTGGCAGTAATCAGTGTACTGTTATGTGTAATGGACAATGGATTAAAGAGGCATGTAATAACACTAGTGTCTTCATCTGCTACAACA TGAGCAGAGGACTGGTGTTTGTCAATCAGACGATGAACTGGAGAGACGCTCAGAGTTACTGCAGACAGAATCACATTGATCTGGTCAGTGTGAGGAACCAAAATGAGAATCAACAGCTGGAGAAGTTCATTAATGACAGAAACTCATCTGGATCTGCAGTCTGGATCGGTCTGTTCAGTGACACATGGCAGTGGTCAGATCAGAGCAACTCCTCATTCAGATACTGGGCAgataattttaaagatttttcatACAGTGCCGCTATTCAACCAAACAAATCAGGACAATGGGGTGACTATTCTAGTGATTACAACCAGTTTCCTTTTGTGTGTCATGAAG ATAAACTGATTGTGGTCCAACAGGATCTGTCGTGGTCTGAAGCTCTGAGATACTGCAGACAGAATCATGTGGATCTGGTCTCGGTTCAGTCAGAGGAGATGCAGTATAAGGTGATGAACGTGGTTAAACTGGCGTCTACTGAGGCGGTGTGGTTGGGTTTGCGTCACTCCTGTGCTTTGGGCATCTGGTTCTGGGTGAGTGGAGAGACCGTGTGCTATCAGAACTGGGCTCCAGGGAACGGCACATCAGAGGAGGACTGTGAGCCCACAGTGAGATCTGGAGCAGTTCAGTCTGGTGGAAATCGGACCTGGATCAGCCGTCCTGAAACTGATAAACTCAACTTCATCTGCAGAAACTACTGA
- the si:dkey-28d5.15 gene encoding C-type mannose receptor 2-like isoform X2 — translation MAQKLQFFLLLIALCSISECVQRQYHFINEMKTWTEAQRYCREKYTDLATVDSMNDTTELMKIVNNVRLWIGLERKWQWSSGDPVLFLNWGDKQPDGKDECAFMRNGEWHDWPCNKDCFFVCYNRSRGLVFVNERKNWTDAQSHCRLHYTDLVSVRNQNENQQLEKFINDSPKPEPGSDVWIGLFRDSWQWSDQSNYSFSNWKLGEPNNVGDHENCTAVEKDAQGQWIDISCDHQLPFVCHEDKLIVIQQNLSWSEALRYCRQNHVDLVSVQSVEMQYEVMSDVKKASTEAVWLGLRFSHILGIWFWVSGETVCYQNWAPGNGTSEENCEATVRSGAVQSGGDQTWISRPETHKLNFICSKY, via the exons ATGGCCCAGAAACTACAGTTCTTTCTTCTCCTCATTG cTCTCTGCTCCATATCTGAATGTGTTCAGCGTCAGTATCACTTTATTAATGAGATGAAGACCTGGACTGAAGCTCAGAGATACTGCAGAGAGAAATACACAGATCTGGCCACTGTTGACAGCATGAATGACACAACTGAGCTaatgaaaattgtaaataatgtacGTCTCTGGATTGGTCTTGAGAGGAAATGGCAGTGGTCTTCAGGTGATCCTGTGCTCTTTTTGAATTGGGGAGATAAACAACCTGACGGCAAAGATGAGTGTGCTTTTATGAGAAATGGAGAGTGGCATGATTGGCCATGCAACAAAGACTGTTTTTTTGTCTGCTACAACA GGAGCAGAGGACTGGTGTTTGTTAATGAGAGGAAGAACTGGACAGATGCTCAGAGTCACTGCAGACTGCATTACACCGATCTGGTCAGTGTGAGGAACCAGAATGAGAATCAACAGCTGGAGAAGTTCATTAATGACAGTCCGAAACCTGAACCAGGATCTGATGTCTGGATCGGTCTGTTCAGAGACTCGTGGCAGTGGTCAGATCAGAGCAACTACTCATTCAGTAATTGGAAACTTGGTGAACCAAATAATGTTGGAGATCATGAAAACTGTACAGCAGTTGAAAAGGATGCCCAGGGACAATGGATAGACATTTCTTGTGACCACCAGCTTCCTTTTGTGTGTCATGAAG ATAAACTGATTGTGATCCAGCAGAATCTGTCGTGGTCTGAAGCTCTGAGATACTGCAGACAGAATCATGTGGATCTGGTCTCGGTTCAGTCAGTGGAGATGCAGTATGAGGTGATGAGCGATGTTAAAAAGGCGTCTACTGAGGCGGTGTGGTTGGGTTTGCGTTTCTCCCACATTTTGGGCATCTGGTTCTGGGTGAGTGGAGAAACCGTGTGCTATCAGAACTGGGCTCCAGGGAACGGCACATCAGAGGAgaactgtgaggccacagtgagaTCTGGAGCAGTTCAGTCTGGAGGAGATCAGACCTGGATCAGCCGTCCTGAAACTCACAAACTCAACTTCATCTGCAGCAAATATTAG